The genomic region CCGTCGAAGGGGAGACTGACGAACTGCACCTCGCGCCCGGCGGCCTCGCCGATCGCCTGCATTAGCTCAATGTCAAAACCGGTGAGCTGGCCGGTGGCGTCATCTCGCATCTCAAAGGGGGGAAAGGCGGGTTCGGTGCCCACCTCCCACACCGCTGGTGTGTCCTGGGCGAGGCCGGTCAGCTGCGCTGCCCCCACCCCGAGCACGACCCCCAGCACTAGAGCCAAACAGCGCTTCACCCAGCGCAGGCCAAACGGACGAAAAACCATGGTCGGCAGTACTCTACAACAACTAGTTTCCGGCAGCTTCCGGGCGATCGCAGTCCGGATTGTGTTGCACCATAGTCAATTCTCTTTGGGATAGAATGTATTGTGCGATACAGATGTCTCCGGTTGCCAGTGATTTTCTGGAGGGATCCCCTGCTGTGATTGCTGCCGCCCATGACGACTACCATGCCCGCGATCGCCACCCCCGTGATTGCCTGCGAAAACCTGCACAAAAGCTACGGCTCCCTGGAGGTCTTAAAGGGGGTGAGCACTGCCTTTACCAAGGGCGATGTGGTGTCGATCATCGGCCCCTCGGGCTGCGGCAAGAGCACCTTTCTGCGCTGCCTCAACCGGCTCGAGGCCATCAACCAGGGCCACCTGGAGGTGATGGGCCAGGACATGTCGGCCCCCAAGCTGCCCTGGAAGGCGCTCTACCACCTGCGTAGCCAGGTGAGCATGGTGTTTCAGCACTTCAACCTGTTTCCCCACCTGACAGTGATTGAAAATCTGATGCTCTCGCCCCGCAAGGTGCTCAAGCACCCCGAGGCCGACTGCCGCGATCTGGCCAGCCACTACCTGGCCAAGGTGGGCCTGGGCGATCGCGCCGACGCCTACCCCGAGCAGCTCTCGGGGGGGCAAAAGCAGCGAGTGGCGATCGCCCGCAGCCTCTGCATGCGCCCCGAGGCGATTCTGTTTGACGAGCCCACCAGCGCCCTCGACCCAGAGCTGGTGGGCGAAGTGCTGGGCGTCATGCGCCAGCTGGCCGAAGAAGGCATGACCATGATTGTCGTCACCCACGAAATGCAGTTCGCCCGCGAAGTCTCCAACCGGGTGCTGTTTTTTAACTCGGGGGTCATCGAAGAAGAGGGCGTTCCCGCCGAGGTGTTTAGCAATCCGCGCAGCGATCGCCTGCGGGCCTTTCTCAGCCGCCTGAGCCAGCACTAGGGAGTGGGGGGTTAGGGAGTGAAGGGGTAGTGGGTAGATAAGAGGCCTACACCGTTCACCCGCAATCCAAAATCTAAAATCCAAAATTCAAAAACCTGCCGCCAAGCGTTGATCCGATCGCCTATTGGCGCTAAGATTAGAATCTTTGGAAATTGCTTCCACCCTAGACATTGTTCGGAGAGTAAACGTTTATGGCGCGATATAGAGGCGCTCGCCTGCGGGTTGTACGCCGCCTGGGTGAGCTACCGGGTCTGTCCCGCAAGTCCCCCCGCAAGGCCTATCCGCCGGGGCAGCACGGCCAGGACCGCAAGAAAAAGTCTGAGTACGCCGTTCGACTAGAAGAAAAGCAAAAGCTGCGCTTCAACTACGGTCTGACCGAAAAGCAGCTGCTGCGCTACGTGAAGAAAGCGCGTCGGGCCGGTGGTTCGACCGGTTTGGTGATTCTGCAACTGCTTGAAATGCGGCTCGACAACACCGTGTTTCGCCTCGGCTTTGGGCCGACCATTCCCTCGGCACGGCAGGTGGTCAACCACGGCCACATCTGCGTGAACGGTCGCGTGGTGTCGATCCCCAGCTATCAGTGTCGCCCCGGCGATGTGATCACCGTGCGCGATCGCGACGCCTCCAAAAAACTGGTGGAAGCCAACCTGGAGTTCCCCGGTCTGGCCAACGTGCCCAGCCACCTCGAACTCGACAAAGCCAAGCTCACCGCTAAGGTCAACGGCGTCATCGAGCGCGAGTGGGTGGCCCTCAACGTCAACGAACTGCTGGTGGTTGAGTACTACTCCCGTAAGGCCTAAGGCTGCTGGCTATTACCGGAGTTTGTTTGCTGGCCGACCGGTCAGATCGCTTACCGCCCATAACGCATTACTCTTATTCAGTTAATCTGTGGTTTGGCTCCTGGCCCGTCAGCTAGGAGCCATTTTTTTGCGCCTCCTTTGCGGCTTTACTGCAAAAGAACGAAGATAGAAGAACGAAAAATGAAGAAAAGCCTCGCCTGGCTTGAATCCTGTCATAGGAAATCCTGCCTGGCGACACCCAATTGGTTAAGAGCAAACAACCGTTTGCCCCTACAGTTAGCCTGTTGGATAGCGGGGGTATGGAATTCGGATTTGATATTAAGTGGTTTTTCGGTTTTTGCTCTTCCCTTTTCGTTCTTTTGCCCTATGCCCTGCCAGCTATGCGATCGCCCCGTGGTCGACCTCACCGAGCACCACCTGGTGCCGCGCCAGTACACGCGGCGACGCCATCTGCCCACCAGCCAGACGGTGCTGCTGTGTCGCCCCTGTCACAGGCAGATCCATACCCTGTTCGACAATGCCACCCTGGCTAAAGACTTGAATACGCTAGAGCAACTCCAGGCCGAACCCAGGCTCCAAAAGTTTGTCGCCTGGGTTCGCAAACAGCAGCCCCACAAACGAGTGAGGAGCTGTCGATAGGTCTAGGCTTGAGCACCAGCCGCAGCAGTCTCAGCAGGGGCGCTCAGGCTGCCATGGCTGTGGTGCACCACCAGCACCGAGCAGTTGGCGTGGTGCATAACGTAGTTGCTGACGCTGCCCAGCAGCAGCTCGCTGAGGCCCTTGCGCCCGTGGCTACCCACCATAATTAAATCGGCTCCCCAGGAGTCTGCCACACCGCAAATGGTGGCGGCGGGCTCTCCAGAGGTCTGGGTAAACTCAGCGCCGACGCCAGCGGCTCGGGCGCGATCGAGTTCCTGGCGCAGCTGGGCAATGCCCTGGGCCTCAAATTCTTCCCACCGCTGCTGGTAAAGTCGCCAGGTCGAGTCTTCGAGCACGGGGTAGTAGGCCTGGTACGAGCGAATTGGGATGCCGGGGCTGCCTTCTTCGTAGGCCGAAAGCACATGCACCAGCATCAGGTCTGCCCCAGTGGCTTTGGCCAGGTCGAGGGCCTTTTGAAAGACCTGATGCCGGTGGGCAGAATTGTCGAGAGCAACCAGAATTTTCTTAAACATAGCGGTGAGTCTCCTGTT from Nodosilinea sp. PGN35 harbors:
- a CDS encoding amino acid ABC transporter ATP-binding protein, with protein sequence MTTTMPAIATPVIACENLHKSYGSLEVLKGVSTAFTKGDVVSIIGPSGCGKSTFLRCLNRLEAINQGHLEVMGQDMSAPKLPWKALYHLRSQVSMVFQHFNLFPHLTVIENLMLSPRKVLKHPEADCRDLASHYLAKVGLGDRADAYPEQLSGGQKQRVAIARSLCMRPEAILFDEPTSALDPELVGEVLGVMRQLAEEGMTMIVVTHEMQFAREVSNRVLFFNSGVIEEEGVPAEVFSNPRSDRLRAFLSRLSQH
- the rpsD gene encoding 30S ribosomal protein S4; protein product: MARYRGARLRVVRRLGELPGLSRKSPRKAYPPGQHGQDRKKKSEYAVRLEEKQKLRFNYGLTEKQLLRYVKKARRAGGSTGLVILQLLEMRLDNTVFRLGFGPTIPSARQVVNHGHICVNGRVVSIPSYQCRPGDVITVRDRDASKKLVEANLEFPGLANVPSHLELDKAKLTAKVNGVIEREWVALNVNELLVVEYYSRKA
- a CDS encoding HNH endonuclease produces the protein MPCQLCDRPVVDLTEHHLVPRQYTRRRHLPTSQTVLLCRPCHRQIHTLFDNATLAKDLNTLEQLQAEPRLQKFVAWVRKQQPHKRVRSCR
- a CDS encoding universal stress protein, whose translation is MFKKILVALDNSAHRHQVFQKALDLAKATGADLMLVHVLSAYEEGSPGIPIRSYQAYYPVLEDSTWRLYQQRWEEFEAQGIAQLRQELDRARAAGVGAEFTQTSGEPAATICGVADSWGADLIMVGSHGRKGLSELLLGSVSNYVMHHANCSVLVVHHSHGSLSAPAETAAAGAQA